A window of Anaerosoma tenue contains these coding sequences:
- a CDS encoding C40 family peptidase — protein MRARSARRMVRGGVILIAVAALLASPAFAAPSASTTTTPAPDPPAAPSVPTTGSPIPEPTDQMTAEFRARLAAKQAELDELEAQLDELDRELAIAAEAYNKAMLDLEATTKRLETTRADLANAELAYELQQDTLSDRARDIYRGGELSTLDVLLGSKSISDFMARIRFLRAMGENDASIVAALAAQRDMIAVAQHAAEEDELRARSLEFEMQARQIEVMLRIQEREALLASTQTELLELLDDLAEVRQMAEAELLRDVLSGANKAGIVVEPGSPVETALAYHGVPYLWGGESPRGFDCSGLLLYVMRQHGVNLPHYSGSQFQLGEKVAPSALQPGDAVFFGSPVYHVGMYVGAGYFIHAPRTGDFVKLSRLADRKDYAGARRYDWEYRTSPVTGAVSDPAEAVR, from the coding sequence ATGCGCGCTCGCTCGGCACGACGTATGGTACGCGGTGGGGTCATCCTCATCGCGGTTGCCGCACTCCTCGCATCCCCGGCCTTCGCGGCTCCCTCTGCCTCGACCACCACCACCCCGGCCCCCGACCCGCCCGCCGCACCATCAGTACCGACCACTGGCAGCCCCATACCCGAGCCCACCGACCAGATGACCGCCGAGTTCCGCGCACGACTCGCGGCAAAGCAGGCCGAACTCGACGAGCTTGAGGCGCAGCTCGACGAACTCGACCGCGAGCTGGCCATCGCGGCTGAGGCGTACAACAAGGCGATGCTCGATCTCGAGGCCACCACTAAGCGGCTCGAGACCACCAGGGCCGATCTTGCCAACGCCGAGCTCGCATACGAGCTGCAACAGGACACGCTCTCCGACCGCGCACGCGACATCTACCGCGGCGGCGAGCTGTCTACTCTCGACGTGCTGCTCGGCTCCAAGTCGATCTCCGACTTCATGGCGCGCATCCGATTCCTCCGCGCGATGGGCGAGAACGACGCCTCGATAGTGGCGGCGCTCGCCGCCCAGCGCGACATGATCGCAGTGGCCCAGCACGCGGCCGAGGAGGACGAACTGCGCGCCCGCTCACTCGAGTTCGAGATGCAGGCCCGTCAGATCGAGGTCATGCTGCGCATCCAGGAACGAGAGGCCCTGCTTGCCAGCACGCAGACCGAACTGCTCGAGCTGCTCGACGACCTGGCGGAAGTGCGCCAGATGGCCGAGGCCGAGTTGTTGCGGGACGTGTTGTCCGGAGCGAACAAGGCCGGTATCGTCGTCGAGCCGGGGTCGCCGGTGGAGACCGCGCTCGCGTATCACGGGGTGCCCTACCTCTGGGGCGGTGAATCCCCTCGTGGCTTCGACTGCTCCGGACTGCTCCTCTACGTGATGCGGCAGCATGGCGTGAACCTCCCGCACTACTCCGGCTCGCAGTTCCAGCTTGGCGAGAAGGTAGCGCCGTCGGCGCTCCAGCCCGGCGACGCGGTCTTCTTCGGCTCGCCGGTCTACCACGTGGGTATGTACGTGGGTGCGGGCTACTTCATCCACGCGCCCCGTACCGGCGATTTCGTCAAGCTCTCGCGGCTTGCCGATCGCAAAGACTACGCGGGCGCACGGCGGTATGATTGGGAGTACCGAACCTCGCCGGTCACCGGCGCGGTATCGGACCCGGCGGAGGCCGTCCGGTAG
- a CDS encoding TldD/PmbA family protein, whose product MKDLIATALEAANAAGATYADARVVETRHERLSVRTGRVDGVESGESLGIGIRAIADGAWGFAATSDLSTNGVTSAAREAVALAQAAATTARRPVALAPVDAYTDTWTGPCVTDPFTVSLDDKLALLLLADDVLRAEAAVRVTSTSMNFLAVRKVFGSTEGSLIEQSYVESQAGLTAFAIGDGEMLPRSYPNNLGGQAVQGGWEAILALDLPGHAPRVAEEATALLSAAPCPARETTLIIDASQVALQIHESIGHPTELDRILGDEAAFAGTSWVGIPDLGTLRYGSEQVTVTSDATIPGSIGSFGYDDEGVPAQRDHLITNGVLTGFQTSRESALAIDRTSNGCMRADGWQRQPLIRMTTVSLEPGEWALDDLIADTDDGFYFETNNSWSIDDRRLNFQFGCEIGWEIKNGTLGRMVKNPNYTGITPEFWGSCDAVCNRDHWQVWGIPNCGKGEPMQVAHVAHGAAPARFRNVRVGVAR is encoded by the coding sequence ATGAAGGATCTGATCGCAACAGCCCTCGAAGCTGCCAACGCGGCCGGCGCCACGTATGCGGACGCTCGAGTGGTTGAGACGCGCCACGAACGACTCTCCGTGCGCACCGGCCGGGTGGACGGCGTCGAGTCGGGCGAATCGCTCGGCATCGGCATTCGGGCGATCGCGGACGGCGCCTGGGGATTCGCTGCGACCTCGGACCTTTCCACCAACGGCGTCACCTCAGCGGCACGCGAGGCCGTGGCGCTCGCGCAGGCGGCGGCCACGACTGCCCGGCGCCCGGTGGCCCTGGCGCCGGTGGACGCGTACACCGACACCTGGACCGGACCGTGCGTGACCGACCCCTTCACCGTGTCGCTCGACGACAAACTCGCGCTGCTGCTGTTGGCGGACGATGTCCTCCGCGCCGAGGCCGCAGTGCGTGTGACCAGCACGAGCATGAACTTCCTCGCGGTGCGTAAGGTATTCGGCTCCACTGAGGGGTCGCTGATCGAGCAATCCTACGTGGAGTCGCAGGCCGGGCTCACAGCGTTCGCGATCGGCGACGGAGAGATGCTCCCGCGCTCGTATCCCAACAACCTCGGCGGACAGGCCGTGCAGGGTGGATGGGAGGCTATCCTGGCGCTCGACCTGCCGGGTCACGCCCCACGCGTAGCCGAGGAGGCGACCGCCCTCCTGAGCGCGGCCCCATGTCCGGCGCGGGAGACGACGCTGATCATCGACGCTTCACAGGTGGCGCTCCAGATCCACGAGTCGATCGGGCATCCCACGGAGCTCGACCGCATCCTCGGCGATGAGGCGGCCTTCGCGGGCACGTCGTGGGTGGGCATCCCCGATCTCGGCACGCTCCGCTACGGCTCGGAGCAGGTGACCGTGACCTCTGACGCCACGATTCCCGGGTCGATAGGTTCGTTCGGGTACGACGACGAGGGCGTGCCAGCACAGCGGGATCACCTGATCACCAACGGGGTGCTCACCGGATTCCAGACGTCGCGAGAGTCGGCTCTGGCGATCGACCGCACCTCGAACGGGTGCATGCGTGCCGACGGATGGCAGCGTCAACCGCTGATCCGGATGACCACCGTAAGCCTGGAGCCGGGCGAATGGGCGCTCGACGACCTGATCGCTGACACAGACGACGGCTTCTACTTCGAGACGAACAACTCCTGGTCGATCGATGACCGCCGCCTGAACTTCCAGTTCGGGTGCGAGATCGGCTGGGAGATCAAGAACGGCACACTCGGCCGTATGGTGAAGAACCCCAACTACACAGGGATCACCCCGGAGTTCTGGGGCTCGTGTGACGCGGTCTGCAACCGCGACCACTGGCAGGTGTGGGGGATCCCCAACTGCGGCAAAGGCGAGCCGATGCAGGTGGCGCATGTGGCGCACGGAGCGGCTCCCGCAAGATTCAGGAACGTCCGCGTGGGGGTGGCCCGATGA
- a CDS encoding TldD/PmbA family protein: MRRSLEEIRTIANRAAHMTRADSAEAVVISSISALTRFAGNRIHQNVTETDSQLSIRAVLGTRTGVASTNRLDNEAVARCASAAVDAARHAPKDPDFPGLPKPAPLSIPSRSLSLLSMYDAAGRARAAAEIIQQSDARGLVAAGTVSVNDYAVAIANTHDVDASMQTDELRATVLAMGEGGASGWGSFLGRDAGTFLPAQLGSSAATLAERSAGAGDLEPGTYTVVLAPEAVADILDFLGYLGFGAKAFAEGSSFLVNALGTRVADTCVSIYDDALSPATIGISFDYEGQPRRRTPLIEGGVAIGPVTDSYFAAKLDRPDTGHALPAPNPYGPLPLNIEMQAGDATLDEMIGSVERGVYVTRFHYVNVEDPMKVVLTGMTRDGTFLIENGRLSTPVRNLRFTQSVLSALSDVRAIGSKRQLCGGEGGAALAPALLIGHWAFTGQTG, translated from the coding sequence ATGAGACGCTCGCTCGAGGAGATACGCACCATCGCCAATCGCGCCGCGCACATGACCCGGGCCGACAGCGCCGAGGCGGTGGTCATCTCGAGCATCTCGGCGCTCACGCGCTTCGCCGGCAACCGCATCCACCAGAACGTGACCGAGACCGACTCGCAGCTGTCGATCCGTGCCGTTCTCGGGACACGCACCGGCGTGGCAAGCACCAACCGGCTGGACAACGAAGCGGTAGCGCGCTGCGCTTCGGCCGCCGTTGATGCCGCACGGCACGCCCCGAAGGACCCTGACTTCCCCGGGCTCCCCAAGCCCGCTCCGCTCTCGATCCCCTCCCGGAGCCTGTCGCTCCTCTCGATGTACGACGCCGCGGGACGCGCTCGCGCTGCCGCAGAGATCATCCAGCAGTCCGACGCGCGAGGGCTCGTGGCCGCAGGCACCGTTTCGGTCAACGACTACGCGGTGGCCATAGCCAACACGCACGACGTTGACGCGTCGATGCAGACCGACGAGCTCCGGGCGACCGTTCTGGCCATGGGCGAGGGCGGAGCGAGCGGATGGGGGTCGTTCCTCGGCCGTGACGCAGGAACGTTCCTGCCGGCACAACTGGGGAGCAGCGCGGCAACGCTGGCCGAGCGCTCGGCGGGCGCCGGCGACCTTGAGCCCGGCACGTACACCGTGGTGCTGGCACCGGAAGCGGTCGCCGACATCCTCGACTTCCTCGGCTATCTTGGTTTTGGCGCGAAGGCCTTTGCCGAGGGGAGCTCCTTCCTCGTCAACGCGCTGGGGACGCGCGTGGCAGACACGTGCGTGAGCATCTACGACGATGCCCTGTCGCCCGCAACGATCGGCATATCGTTCGACTACGAGGGCCAACCGCGCCGCAGGACTCCGCTGATCGAGGGCGGTGTGGCGATCGGACCGGTGACCGACTCGTACTTCGCCGCCAAGCTCGACCGGCCGGACACCGGGCATGCGCTTCCCGCGCCCAACCCGTACGGACCGCTTCCGCTGAACATCGAGATGCAGGCCGGAGACGCGACACTGGACGAGATGATCGGCTCGGTGGAACGGGGCGTCTACGTAACGCGCTTCCACTACGTGAACGTCGAAGACCCGATGAAGGTCGTGCTCACCGGGATGACTCGCGATGGCACGTTCCTCATAGAGAACGGACGCCTTTCGACCCCGGTCCGCAACCTGCGATTCACTCAGAGCGTGCTCTCCGCGCTCTCCGATGTCCGCGCCATCGGCTCGAAGCGGCAACTCTGTGGAGGCGAGGGTGGCGCTGCGCTCGCGCCGGCTCTGCTCATCGGCCACTGGGCGTTCACCGGACAGACCGGCTGA
- a CDS encoding V-type ATP synthase subunit D, which produces MPQIRANPNRMELLKLRRRGAVARRGHKLLKDKLDELMKEFQGRIGANRRLRAEVERDLLAAYAQFAMARAEAGQGSLETALMAGEPGPLLSVDERSLMSVSVPVFTLDDLPEPGGYSLATTPAVLDAGLSRLAEVAPRLLELAEREKAIELLAAEIERTRRRVNALEYVLIPSIDETVRSITMKLDEAERSNLTRLMKVKDMIARQETAEGL; this is translated from the coding sequence ATGCCGCAGATCCGCGCCAACCCGAACCGCATGGAGCTCCTCAAGCTGCGACGCAGAGGAGCGGTGGCCCGTCGGGGACACAAGCTCCTGAAGGACAAGCTCGACGAGCTCATGAAGGAGTTCCAGGGCAGGATCGGCGCGAACCGGCGGCTGCGCGCCGAGGTGGAGCGCGACCTTCTCGCGGCGTATGCGCAGTTCGCGATGGCACGGGCGGAAGCGGGGCAGGGCTCGCTTGAGACCGCGCTGATGGCCGGCGAGCCAGGGCCCCTGCTCTCGGTGGATGAGCGAAGCCTCATGAGCGTCTCGGTCCCCGTCTTCACTCTTGACGATCTCCCCGAGCCTGGCGGGTATTCCCTGGCGACCACCCCGGCCGTCCTCGACGCAGGGCTTTCACGGCTGGCCGAGGTGGCGCCGCGGCTTCTCGAGCTCGCGGAACGCGAGAAGGCAATCGAACTGCTGGCCGCGGAGATCGAGCGCACCCGCCGACGTGTGAACGCGCTCGAATACGTGCTGATACCGTCCATAGACGAGACGGTGCGCAGCATCACCATGAAGCTCGACGAGGCGGAGCGGAGCAACCTGACCCGCCTGATGAAGGTGAAGGACATGATCGCCCGGCAGGAGACGGCCGAGGGTCTCTGA
- a CDS encoding V-type ATP synthase subunit B has protein sequence MAREYTTTRDIVGPLLLVERVIDVTYNELVELEYPNGTRSLGNVLEVDGDTALVQAFAGTSGANPAQTKVRFLGRALELGVSRDMLGRVFDGLGRPRDGGPEIIPDERRPMHGEPINPTARDFPDDFIQTGISAIDGLNPLVRGQKLPIFSGAGLPHNELAAQIARQAAVLNRSDDPTKVGEKLEGEFAVVFAAMGITFADADFFMTEFRNTAAIERAVLFLNLADDPAVERINTPRMALTCAEYLAYTCDMHVLVILTDMTYYCEALREVSAARKEVPGRRGYPGYLYTDLATIYERAGRIQGAKGSITQVPILSMPDDDKTHPIPDLTGYITEGQIILDRNLHRSNIYPPIAVLPSLSRLKQKGIGPGKTREDHADLSNQLFGAYARGVQAKELAVILGDAALSDTDKAFVAFADAFEGGFIRQDAHEERSVERTLEIGWELMALLPRSELKRIKDEYVERYLKEPDEA, from the coding sequence ATGGCGCGCGAATACACCACTACACGGGACATCGTGGGGCCGCTGCTGCTGGTCGAGCGGGTCATCGACGTCACCTACAACGAGCTTGTCGAGCTCGAGTACCCTAACGGGACCCGTTCGCTCGGCAACGTGCTCGAGGTTGATGGCGATACGGCGCTCGTGCAGGCGTTCGCCGGCACGAGCGGCGCGAACCCCGCGCAGACCAAGGTGCGGTTCCTCGGTCGGGCGCTCGAGCTGGGTGTGAGCCGGGACATGCTGGGGAGGGTGTTCGACGGGCTGGGACGTCCGCGCGACGGCGGCCCGGAGATCATCCCCGATGAGCGGCGTCCGATGCACGGCGAGCCGATCAATCCCACAGCGCGCGACTTCCCCGACGACTTCATCCAGACGGGTATCTCGGCGATCGACGGGCTGAACCCGCTGGTGCGCGGCCAGAAGCTGCCGATCTTCTCGGGCGCCGGCCTGCCGCACAACGAGCTTGCGGCGCAGATCGCGCGACAGGCGGCGGTGCTCAACCGGAGCGACGATCCCACGAAGGTGGGGGAGAAGCTCGAAGGCGAGTTCGCGGTGGTCTTCGCCGCCATGGGCATCACGTTCGCCGACGCCGACTTCTTCATGACCGAGTTCCGCAACACGGCTGCGATCGAGCGGGCCGTGCTCTTCCTCAACCTCGCCGACGATCCGGCGGTGGAGCGCATCAACACGCCGCGGATGGCGCTCACCTGCGCCGAGTACCTCGCGTACACGTGCGACATGCACGTGCTCGTCATCCTCACCGACATGACCTACTACTGCGAGGCGTTGCGCGAGGTGTCGGCAGCCCGCAAAGAGGTGCCGGGGCGCCGTGGTTATCCGGGCTACCTGTACACCGACCTGGCCACCATCTACGAGCGCGCGGGTCGCATCCAGGGCGCGAAGGGGTCGATCACGCAGGTGCCGATCCTCTCGATGCCCGACGACGACAAGACGCACCCGATCCCGGACCTCACCGGCTACATCACCGAGGGGCAGATCATCCTCGACCGGAACCTTCACCGATCGAACATCTACCCGCCGATCGCGGTGTTGCCGAGCCTGTCGCGCCTGAAGCAGAAAGGCATCGGTCCGGGCAAGACACGAGAAGACCACGCGGACCTCTCCAACCAGCTCTTCGGCGCGTACGCGCGTGGAGTGCAGGCCAAGGAGCTCGCGGTCATACTCGGCGATGCGGCTCTATCTGACACCGATAAGGCGTTCGTCGCGTTCGCCGACGCTTTCGAGGGCGGATTCATCCGCCAGGACGCCCACGAAGAGCGCTCGGTGGAGCGCACGCTGGAGATCGGCTGGGAGCTCATGGCGCTGTTGCCCAGGAGCGAGCTGAAGCGCATCAAGGACGAGTACGTGGAGCGGTACCTGAAGGAGCCGGACGAGGCGTGA